The Castanea sativa cultivar Marrone di Chiusa Pesio chromosome 4, ASM4071231v1 sequence GGCTGCGAACAgcttcattcttttcttttgtgatcTGCCTGAGCTCTTTCTCAAGTTCTCTAGCTTCCTCTGGTAGCTGCAAAGAAATTATGTCCCCAATCAACACAGAATGGGTGGAAAACAGGATGTATAGTAACAAATACGATTTATCGGCCATACCTGAGCATGACGCAGACGAACTCGAGAACCAGCTTCATCAATCAAGTCAATTGCTTTATCAGGCAGGAAACGATCACTGAAGAGACGGAACATATGtcaaaattaaaacaagaaaTACATAAGGCAATACAAAAGTAATTGGCAGCATTGTGAAGGTACTAAGCTGGCCACCACATACTATGGAAGCTAAATTCTCAATTTCAGAATGATAATTACACAACTCAGAAGTAGAAATTCTAAACCATAAAACACATTGCatgtccaaaataaatttttgttgctAATTGTGCTACATAACTTGAGAGGAATTTTAAGCATGTATGAAACCCATTCCACCAGATTCCCTCAGTCCTTTCATCCTAGGTTACATCAGTAAAAATATAGAATTCGGGTCCTTAATTCTGTAGAAAACttccacaataaaataaaagcatttaataaaaatcataGGATACATTGATTCCCTTAAAGGGCCTCTAGAACTGTTgtgttttgtaattttgttcccATATTTGTCTCTAAAGTAACAGTAGCTAGTGGAACCTTATCAGTTGGGCTACTTATCCCCGACACAACACAGCAGTTTACTAAAAGATCTAGATTAAgcagtagtaaaaaaaaagggatgagTTTGGTCAGCCCCATTTGATGATGGCACCACATCAATCAAGCAGAAAAGCATATGCTGGCAACAATGCCTCCCACAAAGCTGGATAACTTATTAGCTTCTGGAGAGGAAAGGAGAAAAGGGAGAACAAGACAGAGGAAACTGCAATTCAAATGCTAAGAATTTCAACTTAAGTAGAAAATCTGTAAGTTTTGAAGGAACTCCAGAAATAAGCTACTTCCAATTGGTGCTCCTATAACAATGCCATCTCTACGTAATGTAGTTGCTTAAATTGACGTTATTTCAAGCACTCAAACTCTAAAATTTCTTTTGCATACTCATTAGCTGATGtccccaaataaaaataaaacaaactgtGTTAAATATCATAATGAAGTATGATGTATTATCTACGGCAACGTTTCAGGGAACATTACAtgatatttaaatttgaaagtgcaaagcaagatggtaaacaaacCTGATGTACTGATATGATAGCTGTGCAGCAGATACAAGTGCTTCATCTGTGTAACGGAGCTTGTGATGAATCTCATATCGCTCCCGAAGGCCCTTCAAAATCTGTATGGTTTCATCCACAGTTGGTTCAGGCACTTTGACTGGCTGGAAACGTCTTTCCAAAGCTGGATCCTTCTCGATGTGCTTTCTGTATTCATCTAGTGTTGTAGCTCCAATGCACTGCAACAACAGAGATGACACTAACTGAGACTATTTGTCTATAAATCCAAGATATAAAAACTGTAAGCTAATTTGACCACACTAACAAACTTGGGGGGAAGCACATAGTGACTAATCCAATCTGACTGTATTTAAAACTCCTATAATAGTTGAAGTTTTGTCAATTTCACCTTTTGCAATCAatcaaaaaggcaaaaatgcaaaatccTAGAATAAATAGAAATCCCATAACGTGATGATAAGCTACTTTGACCACAATAAACTAATTTTGGAAGGAAGGACAATGAGACTAATCAACATGAATTAGATAAATCTCTAGTAATAATTGAAGTTCACATGTCCAGAATCTCCAAATTTATTTAGCCATTTTGGGAAtgggatgtagaaaagtgaatCTTTTCCACCTCTTTCACAACCCAACCTTTTGCAATCAATCAACTAGGCAAAGTAGAAAACCCCAACAACAGTGACAATGAGTTGCTGGCTACATCAAGTATGCTACTGGTATGTTGGGAAATGAAATTCTAAATCATCTAAAAGATACAAACTTCACAGTCCAGAAACCAAACCCAGTTGAAAGTCTCATAGAGGTCAAGTACACATGAATCAAAATGGTCATTAAAGGAAAACCAAAGGGTCAACACAAGGCATAGGCAGTAGCACGTAATTGTAGAAGTGTAACTACAACATCTACACATGATAGGCAATATTGAAGAGCTAGGCAATGCTAAAATAGTCAATGTTATTTAATCCGAAGCTTAAACCGACACATACAGGTAATGCTTACACCTCCAAGTGACCAACAATTTATAGTTGCATTctcaaattaatatttcataGCACCagagaacaaaaacaaaaacaatacatCTATTAAGTTCTCTTTTAGGTAAAAAATTACCTGCAGTTCACCTCTTGCAAGAGCTGGTTTCAATATGTTTGCAGCATCAATTGCTCCTTCTGCTGCTCCAGCTCCAATTAAAGTGTGCACCTCATCAATAAACAATATTATCTCGTCACTTTGTTTAATTTCCTCCATTAACTTCTTTAATCGTTCCTCAAACTCTCCACGATATTTTGTACCAGCAACTAGAAGACCCATGTCCAAGGTTATAACCTAAATCacacaagaaaaacaaaacatatatggttacattgtttttaaaataaaggggtGAAGAAAAAACAAGGTAGCTTCTTGAAATGCATCAATGATTTTCAAACGAAATACCCATATGAAATCCAAGCCCATATTCATTGATTCATAAAATGTTAAATGACAAAATTAATATACTTCAAATCATTTGCAAGCTTTCTCTTGTACTGACTTATAAGTAGCCACAGAAATTAAAAGGCAATACAaagataattcaaaaacaaaacaaagagccACTGTGTAAATCAATATGAAAAAGATAGAAATACTTGAGAATATCTGCATTAAATTCTTTTTGTATTGATAATTAATATTTTCCGAACCTTGTTAACATTAAAGTCGACTTATACTTACCTTCTTCCCCTCTATAGTTTCAGGAACATCACCAGTTGCAATTCTTTGAGCAAGCCCTTCTGCAATTGCTGTTTTCCCAACTCCAGGTTCTCCAATAAGACATGGATTGTTTTTGGTTCGACGCCCCAAAATTTGGGTGACACGTTCTATTTGTGCCTGCCTTCCAATAACAGGATCCAATTTACCCTGGAAcaccaagaaaagaaattagaaaCAACCAATTAGAAGGAAATATAGAGCAATCTCATGATATCACAAAGGAGATGAAAGAGTTATATAAACTACCTCCACTGCAAGCTTAGTCAGGTCAGTCCCATATTCGTCCAGGGTTGGCATCTTATTGCCACTACTTCCTCCTGCAACACCAGCAGCAACAGCTTCTGGGCTCTCACCAACCATTCGAATAACCTGCTCACTCCAATTGAAGTTCTCTCATGGTTAGTTTTCTTCTTGAAACAAGATGAAGGAATTCATACAAAAACGCCTTCCATGAAAATGAGCATGCAAAGCTTACCTGGGTGCGAATGTTACTCGGGTCAGCACCTAGATTTTCAAGAACACGAGCTGCAACACCCTCACCCTCACGAAGAAGTCCCAGAAGCAAATGCTCAGATCCAATATAGTTATGGCCTGATAAGTTCAGAAAAGATAGATTTTTCAGAAAGCTTAAAATTAATCTAGCAAAGAAGTAGTTGCTAATCACAGGCATGCATAGAAAACCCCAAACCCCATTAGAAAATCAACTTAAGACAGGGAAAATAGGTTCTTAGCACAGTTAATTGCAATCCAGCTATTTGTTCCCAAAAAAATCACATACATAACTTCTTCTCCTTTTGGTATAACTCATGTAAATCACCTGACAATTTGAGTAAAATTGCACTTCAAAAATAGAAAGCCTGTCCTATGTTAAGGTTTTCCAAATTGGATGATAACAGGTTTTCTGACTGAAGTTTATGCTGATACATACAGCCTCATCCATTTCCAGAAGGCCTGTACTATGTTAAGGTTTTTCAAATTGGATGATAACAGGTTTTCTGACTGAAGTTTATGTTGACACATACAGCCACATCCATTTCCAAAGTTATTGAGTTAATGATATATGTAAAAATCactacaaataaaaacatgtgacaaaaagaaagataaaattgCGTTTGTAAGGAGAAAATTCTTCCATGAAATTTATTTGTCACAAGATTTAAAGGTGCTTTAAAAGAACcgaaggaataaaaaaaaatgctaccaAGTTGGCGGGCTTCCTCTAGCGAGAGCTCCAAAACACGCTTCGCACGAGGAGTGAATGGAATCTCAACAGCAACAAATCCACTGCCCCTTCCAATAATTTTTTCCACTTCTACACGTGCATCTTTAAGATTGATTCCCATAGATTTAAGAACTTTAGCAGCAATGCCAGTGCCTTCACCAATAAGACCCAACAGGATCTGTTCTGTGCCAACAAAATTATGACCAAGCCGTCTAGCTTCCTCTTGTGCAAGCATAATTACTTTAATCGCCTTTTCTGTGAAGCGCTCAAACATGGCTCTAGCCACACATCTGCTACCCCTTCCTTGCCGAGAATTGATTGCAATTCTCACCTTAGAATGTAAATCTATCCCAGGCTTTACCAGAGTATCCAAAGCATTAACACTACGCAATCCTGAGAAGCTTCCCATTCTCAATCCAGGTGCCTGTAAACTAGACATCATTTTGACGGACCTTTTTGCTTTTCCAAATCCTTTAGATTGGTTGCGTCTCTGATTAGCAACTAAACCAGGGACATTAGCTGACTGAAGCAACACCCGAGCCATGATGCCGACCTAATACTCTGCATTTGGTCATGACACTTGTCAGTTGAcaatttcacacacacacaatacaaGAGATTAGATTTTGCAAGGAAATTTCAAGACCAATAATTGAGTTTACACAGGAACTCTCAAAATTCTGAACCAACAAGCAGCCAGTTTAGTAATGACTAATGTTAATTTAACATGAATATCAACTTTAATCCTAAAACATATCATAGTTCGTCACTAGCAATCAAGTTTCTTTTGACAAATTGTGAGCTTATATCACCAATAGAGTAATCCACTACAAAGCCATTACCGAAGCAGTTAAAACACATCAAATCACACAGCACTAACAGATTTCAGCACACCAGAAAGTCTTTCTAAGAAGAGTAAGGAGTAATAAGAAACTACCATCAATAGGTTACAATAGTCAAATCCGTGTCTTATACAAGATAAGAAAACAACAACCCCTTTgcctcaaaattttggggtcaatTATAGATCATTGACAATCTAATaggttcaaaattttggggtcaaactacccaatttattatttttaaaacaaaagttCCTAGTAAATGATAAGTGGAAAGTGCTAGACTATAAGCATAAGAAAGTATCACCCAGACAACCAAAGCAAATAGAACGAACCCTGTACAGCTAGGTATAGATAATTAACAAAATCAAGGGACTAGATTTTTAATCAATAGCATATTACAACAACTGGGTCATCAAACATGTAATGCTTAACTACATATAGAGTCACATATTACACACACAGACTACAGCACAGGTGCAATCCAGTTCCAACTCAAACAACAAACACTCGAAATCAAAATTCTGATTAATGGGGTTGGTGCATCTATTAGATCATGTAGCTCAGAATCCACAAATAGCTCACTTTAACAAAACACCCAGAAAACCCAAGTTCTCACCTTTGGAAAACCACAACTACCATTCAGAactaaacaacaaaatcaagcaAAGCAAAGCACCCACCACAAAAAAAGGCAAACCCAACAAGCAAAGctcaaatatttacaaaaaggcATAACATTTAacatagaaaaacaaaaacccaaatccctAATAACCCAAAAACCGCACAGTATCAATCAAACCCACCTAGATTTACAAAAAAAGTTCTCACCTTTACGACTTTTAACCCCTCAAATGAAACTcaatacttcaaaaaacaagttcaaaaaacataaaaaatcacagagagagagagagagagagagagagagagagaaagagagagacctaTAAGTGTTTTGTTTGGGAGAAAAAGGCAGACCCTCGTATTTGGTCGGCCAAGGAAAGAGATGAGGTTTGTTTTTTAGAACTCAAACACAACAACACATCCCccccttattattattatctgcTAATATAATCTATATTCTATGTTCTAGTCTGCACGACACTCCACCGCTTTGTCATGCACCGCCTTTGTACGCAATAATTATCCTTTTTACACTGCTTGAGTTACAATCACGGCCGTCTGATTCGATTACTATTGCGTAGTCAAAGGGTGCTTTTTTAAGTGGGGCCCATCAGTTTTATCTGTCAGTCAAAGGTGGAAATTGCCTTTGATATTTTTTGCATATATGTGACGATTTTGGCCTTTTGTGTCTACGCCCTGATTCGCCGCCACATACTGATGCGTAGAGTTCGAAAATTTGGGTTTGTACATTGGATTTTACTGTCTATAGTCGCTGTGGAACAGTCGTATACGGGTAGGAGACCAGTTtttgacacattttttttaaaacaaattatatgtATAGTGACACAAaaataacttctttttattaaaaaaaaaattattattagagtCACGTGTCGGGATTAGTAGGAGAAATTGGGCTTttgctcttatttttttttaaatatagtaatatgttcttgttttaaaattatttaagttCTTGTCcctttttaaaactcaattttctcaaaattgagttttaatgtAAAACTTaatttgtagaaaatcgagttttagacaattaaatttaaaaaataataataataattattatagaactcgagttctacaaatttttttttaaaatttgatttggcataactcgattttaaaaaaatcgagtttcaaaataggggcatgaacttaaatagtttcaaaatatggaCACATTGctgaatatttttaaaaataaggataaaaGCCCAATTTTCTTGTGATTAGCGGGAAATGACTATTGTGACGCTACGTGAGAACTAAACATAGGGAGATAAAGGAGACGAGACTTTTTGATTGTATGACTTACACAAAAGTCTCTAATATAGACAGATACAATATAAATAATGTTAGGAGTAGATCCGTGAAAGAAGAATGTTAGGGTCATAATTAGAGTAATATACTTTCATTTGGACTACAATCACAACATGTCATGTCAATTGTTTTAAGAagtaattgtgattttttttttttttttgtcttctaacatttttctttttctttggtagGTATGTCGTAGAAGTTTGGTATAGAAAGAATTTCTGCTTCATTGgagaaattttacaaaatgggaaataaaaataaagttgtgGACTTGTTGTAGATAGTAGGGCCTCACAACAAAGGCAAAAAATCAAATTGTAAAAATCTAAGTAGAAACAACAACTAAAATATCCAGCAGGAATTGGGTTGGCTATTCGACAACCTCCAAAATGGCCTTGTTGTCGACTTCACCACCGTTTTTTTATTAGTGgtcaattttctttctttttgattgACAAACCTTAATCGAAATGAAAGACATTAGATACATATATCTCAAGCCCATGGGCTCGAGGTAAATCTATTGGGCTGTCATGAGTCAATATTTGGTAGTTGAGAGAATTGAACGAAAACCATGGCTGCAGTTGGCAAATCACAACTTATATCAAAAGGCCTTATAGCTCAAGCTCAATGAGACCCCATGTAAATATTATGTCATCCATGTGGGCCAGAACAGCTCAAGCCCAATAGTCTCAAATGAATGCTGTGGCCTtcattattggttttttttttttttttttaataattttaatgcaGCAGCAATAGTAACAAACAGGATGAGATTGAATGGTGACCAATATTCGGATGGGTGGCCTAGTTGGTAAGATACCGGGCCGGCAAATCCCAGGTTTTGGGTTTGAGCCTCAACAACTAGTTATGTGTTGGTATTTCTTATATCTCATCTCCATCTCAAATggtccaaaaaaataataagtgagTTCCTCATAGACCGGAAGTATGGGGTCTCGCCCGAGAGTGGGTAAGATGCTACTATGGTCACGCTCAGGTAGAGAAATCACACTGGTCACCCCCctcaaccctttttttttcaccaaaaaaaaaagattgaatgGTGATGTACCATAGGAACATTGATATGTGTTTGTATGGCTGTGGCTCAAGGCAGGAAGTTCTAATTTATATGTGGTTCCAAAAGTTTGGTTAAATAAAGTTGTTGTGCATACACTATAAAACCATTTGTTACTGTGAAAGGTGACCATGTTTTCCAAATTTGATCTTGACTGCAGGAATTCACATGCATAGGATATGGAAGGATGATGAAATGAGTACCAAGTTCTATGCCTCCTTTCAAGTGAAAAATGGGCAACCCAGTTGTTTCATTTGATTCATAAaatgcgtttggatagcacagcacgtccacgtccagcccgttttttttttttttttttccacgcgcatatgtcactgttcattggccatgaacagtgattttaggccaatgaacagtacttttttgggatgaacagtaatttttacacattaaaaaattatttttgtacaatgttttcagttttcagcaataagttctatccaaacggactcataATGTAtggctataattttttttttttttttttgggtagaaagaGGGGAATTATTTATTGTAGCAAACTACAAATAAATCAGCTTTGTCCGTGTACCACCCCAAATGGGTGTCTAGAAACAAAAGGTTTCATAGGGTGTAGGGCACTCTCTAGGAGTACCAAGTTGCAAAAAGTCCCATACATGTACAATATATAAAAGACAACATTGGTTATATTTCTTCAAGTTTGCTTCATTGCTCCCTTCTCCTCTTGGCAAGTTGGTCTGCGACTCCATTAGCATAATggatgttagaaatactgaattcaatagtattgtatttcacactaaaataatatacatgagtgcctttatataggaggcatatgagtgttgtacaagtaaatatgagtgcagtacaagtagtacaatgtgtgctctacaagtaagtgatctagatgggccaagcccacatatgagtgtacgttaatagcccccctcaaactcgaggtggatgtgagaccaacttgaggttgtcaaccaaatcaCGAAGGTGTCCCTTAGGatgggacttggtgaagatatctgcaagttaatctttggaggagacggaaaagagcttgagagcaccatgaacaagatgataacgaataaaatgacaatcaatctcaatatgtttagtccgttcatggaagacatcattgtgagcaatgtgaatgacactctgattatcacaataaagaggtgtagcagaggatgtaaacacacctaagtctgtaagaagccatcgtaaccaaagaagctcagatgtggtatcagcaagagcacgatattctgcttcagtactggagcgggccacaaaagtttgtttcttacttcgtcaagaaatcaaggaagagccaagtagaaaacaatagtcagtggtggacctacgattagtgggatctcctgcccaatcagcatcaaaGAATGCACGGAGTACAAGAGGAGATtgagctgagtagaaaaggccatggaagagagtgcccttcaagtattgaagaatgcgcagaacagcagcatagtgagtcgatcgtggggCAGACAAATACTGGCTGACCTGATGAACAGCATAAGAAACGTCTAGACGAGTAactgtgagataaactaggctgccaactaatcgtctgtaaagagaaggattagacaatggtttcccctccgagggagtcagatgcgcattaagctcaactggggtgtcaacagtcttgctgtcAGTGAGTCCAACACGAGacaaaagatcagaagcatacttggcttgagtaatataaagaccatctgaggaacgagtgatttcaagactCAAGAAATAActaagatgtccaagatctttcatctcaaactgctgactaagaaaatccttgagttcttgtatgccactaaggtcattgccagttatgatcatatcatccacatagaggagaagtagAATGGTGCCTTTATTAGTACgatgaagaaataaggcagcatcataaggactggcagtgtaacccaagcgaaaaatagtagagctaaattttgcaaaccaggCTCAAGGAACTTatttaagaccatacaatgctcGGCGAAAGCGGCAAACCTTGTTGGAGTCAATGGAGAGACctggaggaggttgcatgtaaacttcttcactcaagtccccattaaggaatgcatttttaacatccatctaAAAAATATCCCATTTgctagcagcagcaacagccagAAGGGtacgaacagatgagatgcgggcaactggagcaaaggtctcttcataatcaatcccatactcctgtgtaaaaccttttgcaacaaggcgagccttatagcgctcaatggacccatctgagcgagtcttaatcttgtagatccacttgcAACCAGCCACAGACTGTCCAAGAGGGAGAGTAactaagtcccaagtatggtttttggttaatgcatcaatttcctctttcattgcaatttgccataaagggtcagtggaggcctcacgataggtttgaggctcgtggagtgtagcaagtgcagtgtaacaatggtaatcaagtaaatgtgtaggaatggatcttacccgggttgagtgacaaggtggaatgtcttgtggaggtggaaggtcttgtggaggatcttcagGCAGAGCAGGAACGGGGGACCCAGGCTCAAGTTGGGGTAGCTTGTCATCAATCTGCTCATCTTCGACCTGTCCAGAAGAGACATTAAAAGGATCGGGTGTTTGTATAGAGAAGTCTAAAGGAGGATCAAATGGAGTTGGAGAAGGAACATAAGACTCCTCTAGAAAAACTTCAAGTACAGATGAGGTAGTGAGGgaagaacgaaaatgagagagttcaacaaacaagcggtgttcccagaagacaacattacgagaaacaTGAAGGCGATGAGAGACAGGATTATAACAGCGATACCCTTTTTGTGTTTCGCTATAACCAAGGAAACAGCAAATTCTAGATcaaggctcaagtttgttgtgctcatgagactgaagaagaacaaaacaagcagatccaaaagagcgaaggtgatgatagtcagggggtgacccaaagaggcactcatacggagtttgattatggatgacagtgcttGGAATGCGGTTGATGgtgtgaacagcatgaagaACAGCTTCACCCCAGAATGGAGGAGGAACcttggcagaaagaagaagagtacgaacagtgtcaagaatatgacgaagtttacGTTTGAGCCGACCATTTTGCCGAGAGGTACAAGTTGGAGATGATGTacagtgccataggagtgtAACAGATTTTGAAAAGCATATTcagtgtattcaagagcattatcagaacgaaatattttgattcttttggagaattgggtttcaattatttttgcaaagttactgtatattggcaaaatttcaaaacgagatttcataggaaatatccaactgtaacgagaataatcatcgatgaaaacaacaaaatatcgagatccaccaatactagcaacaggagaaggtccccaaacatcagaatgaattgactcaaaaatactattagaaatagaatcgctattattaaaaggtaaagctggctgttttcctaactggcatgaagtacaatcaaaattgtctttggacacagaaaCTAACAGACCTTTAGAAGCTAActgttgtacccgagaagagggtgcatgaccaagacgagagtgccaaagtgagagagaaggtAAGGAAGACACCGCAAAGAGCTAAGGAAGAAATGCATCCTACGGAGCaagaggtggaagatgaagattgtccactagaaacatacgcccaactctagggcCGATCCCAAGCTCTTGCCCCGTCTCCTGATCCCGCACAATACACCcgtaatagtaaaaaataaggcgATAACCTTGTTCAGCTTAATTGTCTCACGtaacacaaattataggataAGTCGTGAATATGGTAGCACTAGaagagaggttggaggttgaaacaaaaccaagactattcccatgcatggtAGAACCATCAGCTATGTGAATATTGAGGGGATGTGAAGTAgggtcaagtttgga is a genomic window containing:
- the LOC142631607 gene encoding chaperone protein ClpC, chloroplastic, which produces MARVLLQSANVPGLVANQRRNQSKGFGKAKRSVKMMSSLQAPGLRMGSFSGLRSVNALDTLVKPGIDLHSKVRIAINSRQGRGSRCVARAMFERFTEKAIKVIMLAQEEARRLGHNFVGTEQILLGLIGEGTGIAAKVLKSMGINLKDARVEVEKIIGRGSGFVAVEIPFTPRAKRVLELSLEEARQLGHNYIGSEHLLLGLLREGEGVAARVLENLGADPSNIRTQVIRMVGESPEAVAAGVAGGSSGNKMPTLDEYGTDLTKLAVEGKLDPVIGRQAQIERVTQILGRRTKNNPCLIGEPGVGKTAIAEGLAQRIATGDVPETIEGKKVITLDMGLLVAGTKYRGEFEERLKKLMEEIKQSDEIILFIDEVHTLIGAGAAEGAIDAANILKPALARGELQCIGATTLDEYRKHIEKDPALERRFQPVKVPEPTVDETIQILKGLRERYEIHHKLRYTDEALVSAAQLSYQYISDRFLPDKAIDLIDEAGSRVRLRHAQLPEEARELEKELRQITKEKNEAVRSQDFEKAGELRDREMDLKAQISALVDKGKEMSKAETEAGDVGPLVTELDIQHIVSSWTGIPVEKVSTDESDRLLKMEETLHKRVIGQDEAVKAISRAIRRARVGLKNPNRPIASFIFSGPTGVGKSELAKALAAYYFGSEEAMIRLDMSEFMERHTVSKLIGSPPGYVGYTEGGQLTEAVRRRPYTVVLFDEIEKAHPDVFNMMLQILEDGRLTDSKGRTVDFKNTLLIMTSNVGSSVIEKGGRRIGFDLDYDEKDSSYNRIKSLVTEELKQYFRPEFLNRLDEMIVFRQLTKLEVKDIADIMLKEVFERLKTKEIELQVTERFRDRVVDEGYNPSYGARPLRRAIMRLLEDSMAEKMLAREIKEGDSVIVDVDTDGNVTVLKGSSGSPESLPEPEPIPV